ACTTCATTTGGGCTCAAATCCGAAATATTCACATCTTGATGAAACAGCTCATTGGCGCCCAACACACGGTCTTGGAAAAACATTTTAGTTTTGATAATGTTGTAATTTTCCTTTTTAAAATTGGAAATTAAATCCATAAAATCCGTTTCTATCTGAATCGAATAATTAGGCTCCTTCAATTCTACTTCCAATAAATTAGTCAGTTTGGATTGGCTATTCAGCTCAGAAAGTTTAGTTTTAATGTTTTCTAAATCTCCCGAAATACGAATTAATTTTCTAAAACTTGGTACGGAAATGCTTTCGGGCTCAAAGCCTTTTTCGGTATCAATTAAAAGCACTCTTTTTTCGTCTTTTCTTTCGCTAAATGAAAGCGGAAGCGGAGAGCCTGAATAAAAAGTAGGCTGATTGGCATTGATTCTCTGTGGCTTGTGAATGTGTCCAAGTGCTACATAAGCAAAAAGATTGCTCAAACGATGCGCATCAAACTTTGCTTCGTTCCCGATTTGAATATCTCGCTCGCTCTCCGATGTGGAAGAAACACCCGCCGTGAACAAATGTCCCATGGCGATGGTAGGCACATTTGGAAATTGCATTTCGCAGTATTTTGCCACTTGCGCAAAGGTGTTTTCAATCCCGTTTTGCACCGCTTGGATGCGGTCTTCGTAAGACAAGCCATCGTTGGCGCGGCGTAAATCTGCATCGCGCAAAAATGGAATGGCGCAAATTATAATTTCTTCATTATTTTTTTTGAAAGGAATCACACAATCCTCTATGTTTTCGGGCATGCCGCCAATCATTTTCACCGAAATTTCGTTTAAAATATCTTTTGGCGCATTGAGCATAGAAGCCGAATCGTGGTTGCCGCCCGTGAGAATAATTTGGCAATTTAATTTTTGCAAACGGATTAAGCTTTGGTAAAACTGCTTTCGGCTTTCGGCCGAAGGATTGCCCGTGTCAAAAATATCGCCCGAGACCAAAATTAAATCAATTTCACGATTTTCCACCAATTGGCAAAGCCAATCGATGAATAAATCAAAATCTTGGTGTAAATCGTAATTGTGCAGTTTTTTGCCAATGTGCCAATCGGCGGTGTGTAGAATTTTCATCGAAAAATAAGCGAAATTTAGATTTTTAAATAATCGAGCAATCTCTGCAAAGCAATTTTATAGCCCTCCAAGCCTTTTCCGCTCACAATGCTGATGCAGTTTACCCCCGTAACGGACTGGCTTCTAAAATCTTCACGCGCATAAATGTCCGAAATATGGATTTCGATACACGGCGTTTTGATGGCTTTAAGCGCATCGGCAATGGCGTAAGAATAGTGCGTGTAGGCACCAGCGTTTAGGACGATGCCTTGGTAGGAAAATCCCACTTCGTGCAATTTGTCGATAATGCTTCCCTCGTGATTGGTTTGGTAATATTCAATGTCGCAATGCGGAAATTTTTCACGGATTTCTGGCAAAAAATCTTCAAAAGTTTTGTTGCCGTAGATTTCTGGTTCGCGTGTGCCGAGTAGGTTTAAGTTAGGACCATTAATGATGATAAATTTTGGTTTCATAATGCTAAATAAAGGCTTTTCTACAAATTTAATCATTTAGATTTTTAAATAAAAAAAATGTATAAAACCACTCAGAATTTTATTTTTAAATAATTGAATTTGTGAAAATTAATTCCTAACTTTGAGATAACCTTAACAATAAAATTTCTATCATGGCTAAAAATTATCAAACGCTCGGCGAATTTATTATTCAAAATCAAAACGATTTTAAGTATTCCAGAGGGGAGCTTTCGCGGCTTTTGAGCTGTATAAAATTGGCGACCAAAGTGGTGAATCAAGAAGTGAACAAGGCAGGGCTTGTGGAGAAGATTTTGGGCGATGTGGGTAGCGAAAATGTGCAGGGCGAACAGCAGAAAAAGCTAGATGTTTTTGCCAATGAGACATTTATCAAAGCACTCACACAGCGTGAGGTGGTTTGCGGAATAGCCTCGGAAGAGAACGAGGATTTTATTCAAATCGAGGGCGGAGGAAATTCGCATTTGAGTAAATATGTTGTGCTCATAGATCCGCTCGATGGGTCTTCCAATGCCGATGTGAATGTTACGGTGGGGACGATATTCTCGGTGTATCGTCGTGTGACTCCCGAGGGAACCCCTGTGCAGATGGAGGATTTTTTACAAAAGGGAATCCATCAAGTGGCGGCAGGCTATGTGCTGTATGGGCTTTCTACGATTTTGGTTTATACGACGGGGAATGGCGTGAACGGGTTTACGCTTGATCCCGCCATTGGGACATTTTATCTGTCGCACCCGAATATGAAATTTCCACCAACGGGGAATATTTATTCCATTAACGAGGGAAATTATGTGCATTTTCCGCAAGGCGTGAAAGATTACATTAAATATTGCCAGAAATCTGAAGGCGATAGGCCTTATACTTCGCGATATATCGGTTCGCTTGTGGCAGATTTTCACAGAAATATGATGAAAGGCGGAATTTACATTTATCCCTCAGGAACCAATCACCCAAAAGGTAAATTAAGATTGTAGTATGAGTGTAATCCTATGGCGATGCTCACTGAGCAAGCGGGCGGATTTGCAAGTGATGGTTATCAAAGGATTTTAGAAATTCAGCCAGAAAGTTTACACGAAAGAGTGCCGTTTTTCTGTGGCTCTAGAAATATGGTGCACAAGGCGGAGGAGTTCATGAAAAAATATGGAAAATGTGATTTTTAAACATTTTTTAGCATATAAAAAAAGTCGTTTCAGTGAATGAAACGACTTTCTGTTATGGTTTGAGTTTTAATTAAATCTCTGAAAGAACCTCATCTGATGTTAAAAAACCACGCAAGATATTGGTGATTTTGCCTTCTTTAGTAAGAATCACAACAGAAGGGTAGCTCATTTGTCCTTGCAATAAGTTGTAAGCTAAAGTGTTTACACCACTAGGACCTGCGCTCACAAATTTAAAATCATGCCCCATAAATTTAATGTCTTTTTTGGATTCGGCATTAAATTTTACAGGAATATAATTTTTATTGATTTTTTCAACTACTGCGGCATCCTTATAGGTTGATACATCCATTTTTCGGCAATAGCCACACCAATCGGTATAAATGTCTATGTATAATGGTTTTTCGGGGTGAGCTTGCATCTCTTTTTCGGCCTGCTCTATGGTTTTCCATTGAATTTCTTGAGCAAAACTTAAGCTTGCTACTAGAATAATAAATAACGAAAATAATTTTTTCATAGTTTGATTTTTTTTAGTACTAATCAATTTTTGTTCCACCTTTTTGAAATTACTTAATTCCGTGCATTAATCTTTTTAAAAGTGGATGCAAAAGCAGCGCAATTACACCAATTATAGCTGGGACTATAGTGAAAATTAGGAAAAAACTTGAAATTCCATGTTCTCTAGAAATTTGGTCGATCATTTCTCCCATTTTACCCGAAGTTTTGTTACCAATGGCGAGTGCCAAGTACCATACACCAAACATGAAGGCAACCATGCGCGGTGGTACCAATTTACTCACCGATGAAAGTCCCACAGGCTGTACGCAGAGTTCTCCCAGCGTGTGGAGGAAATAAGCCAAGACGAGCCAAATAAAACTCACAGAGGCTGCCGTAGCTCCGTTTGGAATATCACGCGCCCCGAAAGCCAAGAACCCAAATCCTGCCGCCAAGAAAAACAGACCAATGGCGTATTTTCCTGCCAGTGATGGGTTGAAACGGCTTTCCCACCATTTAGACATTAATGGTGCAAAAATGATGATGAATAGCGAGTTCAAAATCCCGAACCAAGTGGCTGGAATCTCGATTTGGTTTTCTTTTTTCTCTACGATAGTCGCTACTTGAGAGTTGCTCACTTCTTTAGCTTTTTCGGCAGTGATTTGTTTAAAGTTTTTACCTTTTTTATCAACATCTACTACATAGATATTGTCTCCAGGTTTAAGCTGATCTGCTGTAAGAATCACGGTGTCCTCGGTTTCTGGAATAGACACTTGATAAGAATAAGTATTGAATCCGTAATAGATTTTCCAGAAAATCAAAGACCAAATGATCAAGAAACTCACGCCCAAAATGGTGTTGGCTAATAAGAATTTCTTGTATGTTTTTTTAATTAATAAGAATAAAACATAAGAGATAATCGCTACGGGCACCACAGTAATGATGATGTCTACAATATTAAATGCTAAGGCATAATTTCCCGCAAGTACACGATTGGTGTAATCTTTAGCAAAAATACTCATAGACCCTCCCGCTTGTTCAAAACTTGCCCAAAAGAAAATGATGAGCGATGCGATAATCATCACGGCAAACATTCTGTCGCGAGTGATTTTGCTGTAACGAAGCGTACGGCTCACAAGTAAATAAAGGAACATAATCAAGGCAACAATTATGACATTGTTGGACATGTCTTTCCCGCCGATTTCTAAAATATTGTAGTGAGAAATTTTTGCGATTGGATCGTTAATCACCCAGATTAAACCAAGTGTAGCAACCACAAACATGATGATTTTGTCTACCAATGTAAACGGATTAGGTTTATCTTGGATTTTTTCGTGTGTGTCGCTTTCCACGGTGTCATCGTTAGCCGTAGGTTTCATGCCCACATCGCCAAAGATTTTATGTGAAAGAGTGAATTGCAATAAACCTAAAAGCATGAAAATTCCGGCTAAACCAAAGCCCCAGCTCCAGCCAAAGGTTTCGCCTAGGTAGCCACATAGCATGATTCCTAGGAACGAGCCTGAGTTTACTCCCATATAAAAAATAGTGTATGCTCCGTCTTTCTTTTCAGGGTGATTTTGGTATAAAACAGAGATAAAGGATGTCATGTTAGGTTTAAAGAATCCTGTGCCTATCACCAAAAGCAAAAGCCCAATGTACATAAAGGCTTTGATATGTTCAATTGCCATAGAAGCATGCCCTAGTGTGATGATTACAGCGCCAATAATGATGGCTTTGCGGTATCCTAAGTAGCGATCGGCAATTTGCCCACCTATAATAGGGGTGAGGTATAGCAATGCGAGATAAGTCCCGTAAAGCGAGAGTGCGTGTTCTCTAGGCCAATCCCAGCCGCCAATTCCTGTGGCACTTACCAAAAATAAAACGAGCAAGGCACGCATTCCGTAGAACGAAAAACGCTCCCACATTTCTGTGAAAAATAGGACAAAAAGCCCCGCAGGATGCCCTAAAACTTGTGTTTTTTTGTCGAAAAAATCAGTAGAATTATTCATTTTTTAATTATTTGTTTTTCGTTTTTGAAATTTAATTCCGTAAAAATAATAAAAATTTTTACGATAGCTAAAAAAATAACATTTTAGCGCTTAAAGAAAGTGAATTAGGTGTGTAAACTTACTATTGGATATATTCAAGAATTAAAATTTGTATTTTAAAGTTTTTTATTAAAATTAGAAGGCTTCATTTAGAGAATGAAGCCTTCTTTCTTTAATTTTTTAAAAAATCAAATTTTGCTATATTTTTACTCTTCTAGCAAATGCTTCTTTTCTCTTGGTCTTATCACTACTCGGTCGTAGATGGAAAGAGCAACGATGGTAACGGCTCCTACCCCCACAATCACATACCAGATTTTATTTGGCGAATAAGTGTCCCAAAGTAAATCGGTGAGTTCCCAATGTGTTAAGCCTAATTTTTGTTCGGCTAGGGCGAAATAATCTCGTTTACTAAATCCTTCTCCTACTTTTGGCATTGGAATTCCTTTTTCTGCCATGTATTTTTGACAAAGACTTAACTTGTCTGACCAAGCTTCATATAAATTTCCAGAGATAAATGAGGTGAAAAAGTTCCCTGCGGCTACAGGTAAAAAGTAGGTCCCCTGGTACAATGCCTCTTTACCTTTTGGTGAAATCAATGCGATAAAAGAGGAGAAAGTAGGGTTGGTAGTCATCTCACCGATAGCAAAAATTACGGTTCCTAATATAGTGTACATGTAATTGTGAGTATAGAATGTGAGCCCAATTCCTATAGATGCGATGATGAAACCACGAATCATGGCACTCACATGTCGCATTTTGGTAGCAAAGTAGGAAACTCCAATTTGCAAAAATACAATCATCAAAGCATCAATATTGGTGAACCATTCGGCTTTAATTTGTCCGTTTTCTGTCAAGGTGTTAGAAAGAGCTGGGATGTTTTGATTAATCCAATTACTTAGTGGAGCAGAATCTACCCAGTCTGTGATGAAGTTTGGTAATGTGTAGAACAATTGGTTGAACATAGTCCAGAATCCAATCATAAGGACTAAAAGCACGGTGAGTTTAGTGTCCTTAAGAGCTTCCCAAATATTATTGAGCGAGTTTTTGATTTCTACGCCGATGCTTTCTTTTTTATAAACTTGTCTTTCTGGTTCTTTAAAGAAGAAAATAACCATGAATAAGTTAATAGCAATCACTACAGCAGCTTGAATGAAAATTAATCTCCATTCAAAAGTAGTTCTGAGGTAGGAAGATGAGGCAGGTCCTACGAATCCACCGATGTTTACCATCATGTAGAATATTCCAAAGCCCAAAGTTCCATTGTCTTTGTTGGTAGATTTAGAAACAATCCCAGAAGCTACGGGTTTAAACATTGCGGCTCCCAAGGCTACCAATAGAAATAAGAAATACACACTCCAGTAGGTGCTGGCGTGTCCTAAAAAATAGTACCCTATAATCATGACTACATAGGCAATAATCAAGGATAGTTTGTAGCCAATTCTATCGGCAATTACCCCTAAAAATAAAGGTAAAAAATAGAGTAAAGCTGTGATTTGGCCCATGATAGAGGCTTTTTCAATATGATCAAATCCTAGTCCTCCCTCATCTGTACTTGCTACTAAGTACAGCGAAAAAACGCCAAAGAGTCCATACCAAGCCCATCGCTCCATGAGCTCCATAAAACTAGCCAACCAAAAAGCCGGTTTTATGGTTTTAATGCTTTCCATTAATGTTTTGTTGTTTCCTTCCATTTCTTTGTGTTTAAAACTGGGTAAAAATAGTGTTTTTTATTGAATTATGACTAAATGATAGCATTTTTTTCTTTTAAATATAGGCTCTTTAGTTGAGCATGCCCCCGTGTTGTTAAAAAAGCTATTTCGTATGAAATAGCTTTTTTGATGTTTGTAATAGTTTTTTTAGTTATCTAATACCATGCATTAATTTATTTAAAAGTGGCGATGCTAAAAGCACAACAATCCCGCAAGCTACTGCGATGTAGCCGAATTTTCCAAAAACTTCTAAATATTGAGCTAAACTTTGCGCAGGAGATAAAACAACTTCAGTGGCGTTTTCAGATCCACCTGTTCCTGTAAGTGGGGCTAGTACACTACCACCTACATAATTTGCTCCCGCAAGCGATAAGAACCATGCTCCCATCAGAGTACCTGTCATGTTTTTAGGGGCTAATTTAGTTACCATGGAAAGCCCAATAGGAGATAAAAATAACTCTCCAATAGTGTGGCAAAAGTATAATAAAACCAAAGACCAGATAGATACGGTGTAAATAGGGCTTACAGGAAATAATTTTGGAACTAAAAATCCAACTCCCACCAAAACTAATCCAA
This Ornithobacterium rhinotracheale DNA region includes the following protein-coding sequences:
- a CDS encoding exonuclease SbcCD subunit D C-terminal domain-containing protein codes for the protein MKILHTADWHIGKKLHNYDLHQDFDLFIDWLCQLVENREIDLILVSGDIFDTGNPSAESRKQFYQSLIRLQKLNCQIILTGGNHDSASMLNAPKDILNEISVKMIGGMPENIEDCVIPFKKNNEEIIICAIPFLRDADLRRANDGLSYEDRIQAVQNGIENTFAQVAKYCEMQFPNVPTIAMGHLFTAGVSSTSESERDIQIGNEAKFDAHRLSNLFAYVALGHIHKPQRINANQPTFYSGSPLPLSFSERKDEKRVLLIDTEKGFEPESISVPSFRKLIRISGDLENIKTKLSELNSQSKLTNLLEVELKEPNYSIQIETDFMDLISNFKKENYNIIKTKMFFQDRVLGANELFHQDVNISDLSPNEVFDEFLKTQPMDEAYAKELREAFKILLQEVYDEQTENL
- a CDS encoding type II 3-dehydroquinate dehydratase, which produces MIKFVEKPLFSIMKPKFIIINGPNLNLLGTREPEIYGNKTFEDFLPEIREKFPHCDIEYYQTNHEGSIIDKLHEVGFSYQGIVLNAGAYTHYSYAIADALKAIKTPCIEIHISDIYAREDFRSQSVTGVNCISIVSGKGLEGYKIALQRLLDYLKI
- a CDS encoding thioredoxin family protein yields the protein MKKLFSLFIILVASLSFAQEIQWKTIEQAEKEMQAHPEKPLYIDIYTDWCGYCRKMDVSTYKDAAVVEKINKNYIPVKFNAESKKDIKFMGHDFKFVSAGPSGVNTLAYNLLQGQMSYPSVVILTKEGKITNILRGFLTSDEVLSEI
- a CDS encoding peptide MFS transporter; the protein is MNNSTDFFDKKTQVLGHPAGLFVLFFTEMWERFSFYGMRALLVLFLVSATGIGGWDWPREHALSLYGTYLALLYLTPIIGGQIADRYLGYRKAIIIGAVIITLGHASMAIEHIKAFMYIGLLLLVIGTGFFKPNMTSFISVLYQNHPEKKDGAYTIFYMGVNSGSFLGIMLCGYLGETFGWSWGFGLAGIFMLLGLLQFTLSHKIFGDVGMKPTANDDTVESDTHEKIQDKPNPFTLVDKIIMFVVATLGLIWVINDPIAKISHYNILEIGGKDMSNNVIIVALIMFLYLLVSRTLRYSKITRDRMFAVMIIASLIIFFWASFEQAGGSMSIFAKDYTNRVLAGNYALAFNIVDIIITVVPVAIISYVLFLLIKKTYKKFLLANTILGVSFLIIWSLIFWKIYYGFNTYSYQVSIPETEDTVILTADQLKPGDNIYVVDVDKKGKNFKQITAEKAKEVSNSQVATIVEKKENQIEIPATWFGILNSLFIIIFAPLMSKWWESRFNPSLAGKYAIGLFFLAAGFGFLAFGARDIPNGATAASVSFIWLVLAYFLHTLGELCVQPVGLSSVSKLVPPRMVAFMFGVWYLALAIGNKTSGKMGEMIDQISREHGISSFFLIFTIVPAIIGVIALLLHPLLKRLMHGIK
- a CDS encoding MFS transporter, whose protein sequence is MEGNNKTLMESIKTIKPAFWLASFMELMERWAWYGLFGVFSLYLVASTDEGGLGFDHIEKASIMGQITALLYFLPLFLGVIADRIGYKLSLIIAYVVMIIGYYFLGHASTYWSVYFLFLLVALGAAMFKPVASGIVSKSTNKDNGTLGFGIFYMMVNIGGFVGPASSSYLRTTFEWRLIFIQAAVVIAINLFMVIFFFKEPERQVYKKESIGVEIKNSLNNIWEALKDTKLTVLLVLMIGFWTMFNQLFYTLPNFITDWVDSAPLSNWINQNIPALSNTLTENGQIKAEWFTNIDALMIVFLQIGVSYFATKMRHVSAMIRGFIIASIGIGLTFYTHNYMYTILGTVIFAIGEMTTNPTFSSFIALISPKGKEALYQGTYFLPVAAGNFFTSFISGNLYEAWSDKLSLCQKYMAEKGIPMPKVGEGFSKRDYFALAEQKLGLTHWELTDLLWDTYSPNKIWYVIVGVGAVTIVALSIYDRVVIRPREKKHLLEE